The Candidatus Methylomirabilota bacterium genomic interval CCCGACTCTGTTGCAGCCGTGCCCGCAGTAACTCGAACTCCCGCGGTACCTGCTCCAGCCGGCGGCGCAGATGGTATACCTCTTCCTCCAGCCCCTTCACCTGCCCCTGGAGTGCCTCCATCTCGGCGTAGTGTTTTTCCCGCTCACGCATGTCCAGTCCTTCCTCAGCTGCCACGGCCCGGCTCGACCCTTCGCCGTTCCGATCCCACCGGCATTATGTGCTCACCACTCCAAAGCTAAGGAGAACCCTCTCCGCTGTTCATTGCTCAGCAACCCGCCGAAACACACCGCCCGAAAACACTAAGTGCAACTCCCATACCATCACGCGCTAATTTCGAGAAGCTTTTGAAGCTTTTGTCATTGCACGACTTTTTGTTTCAACCCTACAAGCTTTGTCCCGCATGTCAAGGGAATTGTGCCCCCTGTCAGCGCGACATCTGCTGCATATATCACACCTTGGCGTCGATGAGCTGAACGAATTCGTTCCGCATCTCCGGTTTTTTCTGGAAAACTCCCAGCATGGCGCTCGTGACCGCCTTGGAGTTCTGCTTCTCCACCCCTCGCATCATCATGCAAAAATGATACGCTTCTATGACCACTCCGACTCCCCGTGGCTGCACAGCCCGCCTGAGGGTCTGGGCAATCTGCTGTGTCAACCGCTCCTGAACCTGAAGGCGCCTGCTATACATCTCGACGAGTCGGACGATCTTGCTGAGGCCCAGGATCTTCGTTCTGGGGACGTACGCGACGTGACACTTTCCAAAAAATGGAAGAAGATGGTGCTCGCACAAGCTGAAGATATCAATATCCTTCACCAGGACCATCTCATCGTACTTTTCGGTGAAGATGGCCCCGTTCAGGATTTCTGACAGATCCTTCCGGTATCCACTGGTGAGATATCTGAGGGCCTTCGCCATGCGCTCCGGGGTCTGCCGAAGCCCCTCCCGATGTGGGTCCTCTCCCAGCTCCTTCAATAGATCCCGAATGAGGTTCTGCATGAATGCGATCCCTCCTGCCTTCCCCGATCCCTTTCCGCTCCAGCAGTGCAAGCGTCTCCGCCCAAGCGGTCAAAAAGAAAAGGGGGAGCTGCTGCTCACCCGGACTTCTCCTCTGCCGAATTTGACCGGGAACCATCACGTGTTATTCTGTCCTAGAACACGTGCCATGTCAACACCCGAAGTCGGCTGCACGACGAAAGGTGGGGATGATGATGAGAGAAAAGATATCCGGATTTCTCAGCAGGACCTGGACAGGCAAAGGAAAGCCGACGGAGGACGGCAAAAGCTGCGGCTGAACGGAGGTGATGGAGCGGGAGACGGGAATCGAACCCGCGACGTCCAGCTTGGGAAGCTGGCATTCTGCCTCTGAATTACTCCCGCCCGGAAGGTTCAGTATAGCAAAGAGTACGCAATCGGTCAACGGCGGAGTGGAGCCGTCAGATATCGGACTCCTCGAAGTTGGTGACTCGCCACCCCTCCTTTACCCGGCCGGTGGCGACGGTCGCCCGCTTTTTCATCACCAAACGATCCACCGAGATAGTGATATCGTAGACAAAAAAAATCTTGTCCTTCCCCATTTTCTGGGTCTGGTGTAGGCTATAGGTAACGTCCCGGTCTGCCCTTTCGCCCCCGCCTTCCACCGATCGAACGAGCCGTTGTTCTTCCTCGATTTTGTGCCGGGCAAGCCCGGACGTCATGGCCTTGGCCTTGGGAAGATCCGGATGGACGTAATACTGTTCTACAAAGCTTTGGGCAATCGACTCAGGGCCCTCGGCAGGAGAACAGGCGACCACGGCAAAAAATATGGTCAGGGAGAGGCTCAGTATCCTGCGCATGTCCTTTGCCTCATGGCCTGGAAGGCAACGGACGGTGAGGCAACTCCAGAGGAATGCAAGGCCTAACAGGAGGAGAATCGAATAAACCCATCGGTGAACGCGATCACCGTCCCGGCAAGGAACACCACGCGATCACGAAGAGGAGAAAAATGAGAAGCAGGAACCCGAGGAACATGTGCCGGGTTCCCACCTTTCGGGCCTCCTCGCCCAACCTCTCCTCCTGCTCCTCCCTGTCCTTGCTTACCCGCATCATGCAGAGCCACCCATACCACCCTTTCCCTTCTAGATCAAGCAGATTGAGTCCGGGCAAACTCCTCGCGGAGCTCGTATAAATGGCACTTCAAATAGTCCAGGACCTCTTCCTTGGTCTTCAGGGAGCCGACGCTCGCCTCTTCCCGAATCCGCTCTAACACAAACCCGAGAAACGGTCCGGGGGTGAGATCGAACTGAGCCATGAGTTCGTCACCGTCCAAGAGCCGCGGGGGGCCAGCCGGGGTTATCTGCTCCCGGTGGAAGGCGAACATGTCCTGGACGAAACGGAGGTGCGCTCGAAAGGGCCTTCCCTCCTCGCCCCAGGTTGCCCGAATATCCGCCAGAGAGAGGAGGAGGAGGTCCGTAGTCAAGTCACCGAGGCCCCGCCAGAAGCGGTAGCGGGCCCGCGGTGTGATGGGCTCGCTCTGTCGAAGGGAAAGAGGGCGAAGGTGCTTTCTGACCAGGGCCACCGTGATCGTGGAGGCCCGGGAACCGAGGCGCAGACGGCGACCAACTTCTTCGACCATGCCCGCCCCTGTCTCGGCGTGGCCCAAGAAACGGATCTGCCCGTCCTCCGTTGAACGGCAATCGGGTTTCCCCAGATCATGCAGG includes:
- the folE gene encoding GTP cyclohydrolase I FolE → MQNLIRDLLKELGEDPHREGLRQTPERMAKALRYLTSGYRKDLSEILNGAIFTEKYDEMVLVKDIDIFSLCEHHLLPFFGKCHVAYVPRTKILGLSKIVRLVEMYSRRLQVQERLTQQIAQTLRRAVQPRGVGVVIEAYHFCMMMRGVEKQNSKAVTSAMLGVFQKKPEMRNEFVQLIDAKV